The genomic window TGATCTGACCCCAAAAAGTTAGACATAATAAATTAAGCTACTAGTAAGGATTGTTTTCGATATTCAATCGGAGACAGTCCTTTTAGTTTGCTTTTTATTCTATATTCATTGTACCATTTAATATATTTTTCTAATTCTTCTTTAAAGTGCTCTAAACTCTTAAATTCTTGTAGATATAACAATTCAGACTTTAACAACCCAAAGAAGTTTTCCATTACTGCATTGTCTAAGCAATTTCCCTTTCTGGACATGCTTTGTAAAATACTATTTTGTTTTAATCTACTTTGGTACGTTTTATGTTGATATTGCCAGCCTTGATCTGAATGCATAATTAATCCTTCTAAATTATCATGTTTTTCAAATGCTTTATCCAGCATGTCCATGACTTGACCAAAATGAGGGCGATTGGCAATACAATAGCTTACAATTTCACCATTAAATAAATCTAATATTGGTGATAAATACAGCTTTTCTCCAAATAAAGAAAACTCAGTAATATCTGTCACCCATTTTTCATTAGGTTTTGTTGCTTCAAAATTTCTTTGTAAAATATTTGGAGCTATTCTTCCTACTTCTCCACGATATGATTTGTATTTTTTAATTCTTACTTGGCATTTCAAGCCTAATTCTTTCATTAATTTTTGTACTGTTTTATGGTTAATAACAATACCAGAATTTCTTAAAGTCATGGTAATTCTTCGATATCCATATCTTCCTTTACTATTATGATATATTTCCTTAATCTTTAATTTGACCTCATCATATTTGTCTTTTAAACTTAATCTAGATAGATGATAGTAAAAAGTAGGTCTTTTGAGCTTTGCTATGTCTAGTAAAATACTTAGCTTATATTCATGCCTTAAAGAATTTACTACCATTGTTTTTTCTTTATTAGTAAGTTTTCCTTTGCTTCCTTTAAGGCTATCGATTTTTTTAAGTATGCTACCTCAGCTCTCAATCTTTGGATTTCATTTATTAAATCTGCTTCCATATTCTTATCTAATTTCTTAGGTTTTGCATTTTTAGAATTTGATTTCATGTTTACCTCCTTGGGTCTTCCACGCCGTTCTAATAAAAGCCCTTCTTCTCCTTGTTCATAATATATACGTTCCCATTTAAGAAGTGTAGCATCACTTGGAATTCCAAATATAGCTGATGCTTCATTCACACTTAAATGATTTTCATGCATATATTTTATTACATGAATTTTAAATTTACCATCATAATTTCCTGATTTCATAGATAATCCTTCTAATCCATGTATACTATACATTTTCCACCAACGTTCAGCTACCGAATTAGAAGCA from Gottschalkia purinilytica includes these protein-coding regions:
- a CDS encoding IS3 family transposase (programmed frameshift), translated to MTKYSLETKIRFIELMKTNKYSIGTAADSVNASNSVAERWWKMYSIHGLEGLSMKSGNYDGKFKIHVIKYMHENHLSVNEASAIFGIPSDATLLKWERIYYEQGEEGLLLERRGRPKEVNMKSNSKNAKPKKLDKNMEADLINEIQRLRAEVAYLKKFDSLKGSKGKLTNKEKTMVVNSLRHEYKLSILLDIAKLKRPTFYYHLSRLSLKDKYDEVKLKIKEIYHNSKGRYGYRRITMTLRNSGIVINHKTVQKLMKELGLKCQVRIKKYKSYRGEVGRIAPNILQRNFEATKPNEKWVTDITEFSLFGEKLYLSPILDLFNGEIVSYCIANRPHFGQVMDMLDKAFEKHDNLEGLIMHSDQGWQYQHKTYQSRLKQNSILQSMSRKGNCLDNAVMENFFGLLKSELLYLQEFKSLEHFKEELEKYIKWYNEYRIKSKLKGLSPIEYRKQSLLVA